The following is a genomic window from Paenibacillus thiaminolyticus.
CGGATCGGCCTTTATATTCTTCCGGCACGACATGGGCTCCCATAAACGTAGATACTAAATCAACGGGATGCTCCCGGTTCAACCGGTGAGTGACCCGAAGCTGCTTCAGTTCGTCCTCCAGCGTCAGCCCGTAGCCGCTCTTCGCCTCCGCCGTCGTCACGCCGAAGGAGAGCATTATATCCAGGCTCGCTTTCGCCTTCGCATACAGTTCCTCTTCCGTTGCCTGACGCGTGGCTCGAACGGTGCTCAGAATCCCGCCGCCCTGAGCTAATATTTCCAAATAGGACATGCCCTTCAGCTTCAATGCCAGCTCATGCTCGCGCGAGCCGCCGTGAACGAGGTGGGTGTGCGGATCGATAAGCCCCGGCGTAACCAGCAAGCCCTGGGCATCATGCTTGCGCTCTATTGCCAATCCGCTGATGTCCGCCATCACTTCGTCTTCCGGTCCCGCCGCCACGATGAGTCCGTCCCGGATCGCTACAGCTCCCTTGCGCACGGCCCCCACCTCTGACATTTCACGGCCTGTGCGCGGCCCCCGCCTCCCTTGCATCGTGATAAGCGTTCCAATGTTATGGATCAACAGATCAATTCGATTATGTTCCATCAGGCTCCCCCTCTCGAAGGCAGCAAGCCCGGCCGGGCTTGCTGCGCATCATTGTTATATGCCAAGCATCGGTACGCGAACTCCGCAATTCTTCGCCGTCTTAATCGCAAGTTCATAACCGGCGTCGGCATGACGGATAATGCCCATGCCCGGGTCTGTATTCAAGACGCGGGACAGCTTCTCGTCCGCTTCTGCTGAACCATCTGCGACGACGACCATGCCCGCATGCAGGGAGTACCCCATGCCTACGCCGCCGCCGTGGTGGACAGATACCCAGCTCGCGCCGGAAGCCGTATTCACCAGCGCGTTCAATATCGCCCAGTCGGCGACCACATCGCTGCCGTCCTTCATGGACTCCGTCTCCCGGTTAGGCGATGCGACGGATCCGCAGTCCAGATGATCACGGCCAATGACGATTGGGGCAGAAATATCTCCATTGCGCACCATCTCGTTGATAGCCAAGCCCATCTTGGCCCGTTCCCCATAGCCCAACCAGCAAATACGCGCAGGCAGGCCCTGGAACGCGACCTTCTCCCTGGCCATCTTGATCCAGTTGCACAGATGGGTGTTTTGCGGGAACAGCTTCAATACAAGCTCATCCGTCTTATAAATATCATCCGGATTGCCGGATAGCGCCGCCCAGCGGAACGGCCCCTTCCCCTCGCAGAAGAGCGGGCGAATATAAGCCGGAACGAAGCCAGGGAATTGAAATGCTTCGGTTACCCCTTCATCGAAGGCCACTTGGCGGATATTATTGCCGTAATCGAATACAATCGCGCCCAAGTTCTGAAGATCGAGCATCGCCTGGACATGGGCGGCCATCGATTTTTTGGACAGCTTCACATATTGCGCCGGATCGGCCGCACGCAGTTCGGCAGCCGCTTCCAGTGAATAGCCTGCCGGTACATAGCCGTTAAGCGGATCATGGGCCGACGTCTGATCCGTGACGAAATCGGGTCTGATCCCCCGCCGCACCATTTCTGGGAACACCTCCGCCGCATTGCCCGCCAGGCCGATCGAGAGCGCTCTTCCCTCCGCCTGCGCATCACTCGCCAGCTTCAACGCTTCATCGAGATCGTGAACCATAATATCGCAGTATTTCGTATCGATTCTGCGCTGGATCCGGGACGGATCGACCTCCACTCCAATCATGACGCCGTCGTTCATCGTGACGGCGAGCGGCTGGGCTCCTCCCATGCCGCCGAGGCCCGCCGTTAACGTCAGCGTTCCTCTAAGGGTGCCTCCATTATGCTGGCGGGCCGCCTCGGCGAAGGTCTCATACGTTCCTTGCAAAATGCCCTGCGTCCCAATATAAATCCAGCTTCCGGCCGTCATTTGCCCGTACATCATCAGTCCCTGCTTATCAAGCTCGTGGAATGTGTCCCAATTGGCATAGGCAGGCACGATAACCGAATTGGAGATGAGGACCCGCGGCGCGTGCGTGTGCGTCCGGAACACGCCGACCGGCTTGCCGGATTGCACAAGCAGCGTTTCATCCGCTTCCAGGTTCGTGAGACATTCCACGATTTTGTCGAAGCATTCCCAGTTGCGCGCCGCCTTGCCGATGCCGCCATATACGACCAGATCTTCCGGACGCTCGGCCACATCGGGATCCAGATTATTCATAAGCATCCGCAGGACCGCCTCCTGCTGCCAGCCTTTCGCAGTCAATTCCGTTCCATGTGCCGCCCTGATGATACGTTTGGTAGGTTGCTTCACAAATAGCCACTCCTTTGTGATAGATTCGACAAACAATATCAAAGCCCGCTTTCCACCTCTTCAAAACATCTCTAAAGAAGGGCGTCTGACACTAGCCCAGCTTGCGCGCATAGCAGCATGACATGAAGGAGTATCGCAAGATGACGCTGCATTTAAATATGGTTGTACCCGAACCCGAGCACATCGTGCTCGAATCCTTTTTTGGGGGCGCCAATCGTGCCGTATACGCAGACGCTTAACCATTCCTCGGAATATCCCGATATTTCGACTCTCCCTCTCGTGATGCAGAACGTTAACCCTACGGTCCGCAAAATATCTCCGAATTGGACCGTCCCTCTTCCAATCCCCTGCAGCGCTTCGATGATGGCATGGTATAAAGAATGAACTTCCCGATAAGAGTTCGGATCAATCACCTTGTTCGCTTTGGCGCTCGTTTCAATCGCCGTCACGACTTTGACCAATTCCATCGCGCCGACCTTGCCGATCGTATACCGGTATCCCCTTTTTCTCATCTCCTCCTCAATTTCCGCGCCCGCTTCTTCGTTATGGAGCATGACCAAAAGCGAAGTCAGCTTGCCCATCGTATAATTGCCGCAGTCGAACCGATTTCCTTCATTCCGGTTACTCATTGCCAACCTCCCTTCTTGCACAGCAATCCCATGTCTTTGAAAAAGTGATATACAGCCAGGGATACAGCAAAGTGGAGCCAAAGCGAGACAGAAAGCAGCGCTGTATAGCCTTGACACCATGTCCATCTACCGAAGCTTGATTACATCCCCAATGCTCGCGGCGGCATCAGTCTGCCTCATCCACTCCGCCACCTTGTGAAAATCATCCGCAAGCACGCGATCCTTCTCCACGGCCGGGACAAGCGTGCGGCATTGGTCATAGAGCCATTTCGTCCCCAGCCCAAGCAGCCGCGGGTCGCGGAAATCAGCCGCTTGCGCCCCGCACAGCAGCTCAATGGCGAGCACTGCGTAAGCGTTCTCAATGATCTGCTTCGCTTTGCGCGCGGCGATGGTTCCCATGCTGACGTGATCCTCTTGGTTGCCCGAGGACGGAATGGAATCGACACTGGCGGGATGAGCCAGCGCCTTATTCTCGGACACGACGGACGCCGCTGCGTACTGCGCGATCATGAAGCCAGATTCAAGCCCCCCATTACTCGTCAGAAAAGCCGGAAGCTGCTCATTCAAATGAGGATTGACGAGCCTTTCGATTCGCCGTTCGGCAATGTTGGCCAGCTCCGCTGCGCTGACGGACAGATGGTCCATTGCCAGTGCAACCGGCTGCCCATGGAAATTCCCGCCCGAGATCACTCGCCCCTCATCCACAAAAATTAGAGGATTATCGGTCGCCGAATTGATTTCAATTTCCAGCTTGCCGGCAATATAGGCCAGCGCATCCCGGCTTGCCCCATGGACCTGCGGCGCGCAGCGCAAGGAATAGGCATCCTGCACCCTCCGCTCCCCTTGACTCGTCATTAACTTGCTTCCAGAGGTTAGCCGGATTACATTTTCGGCGGATTGGCGCTGTCCTTGATGCGGGCGAATGAGGTGGGTCAACGGATCGAAGGCGTCCCGGACGGCGAACAGCGCTTCACAAGTCAATGCAAGCGTGCAATCGGCCCAGTTCGCCAGATTCATGGCATCGTAACAGGCCAACGCGCCTACGGCCGTCATCGCCTGCGTCCCGTTGATAAGGGCTAATCCCTCTTTCGCCTCCAGCGTGACGGGAACGAGACCGGCAAGCTGCATCGCCTGGCCGCCCGGCATTC
Proteins encoded in this region:
- the hutH gene encoding histidine ammonia-lyase, with protein sequence MQVMDHKEDHHAVYVGGGALTIRQVVQVARFDAKVELCEESIRSMEKSRAYVETLLREKKVVYGLTTGFGKFCDTYISGEDVKALQLNLIRSHACGIGAPFSIEIARAIMLLRVNALALGYSGIRPEVVQLMVGMLNHGVTPVIPEKGSLGASGDLAPLSHLALVLVGEGEAYYQGTRMPGGQAMQLAGLVPVTLEAKEGLALINGTQAMTAVGALACYDAMNLANWADCTLALTCEALFAVRDAFDPLTHLIRPHQGQRQSAENVIRLTSGSKLMTSQGERRVQDAYSLRCAPQVHGASRDALAYIAGKLEIEINSATDNPLIFVDEGRVISGGNFHGQPVALAMDHLSVSAAELANIAERRIERLVNPHLNEQLPAFLTSNGGLESGFMIAQYAAASVVSENKALAHPASVDSIPSSGNQEDHVSMGTIAARKAKQIIENAYAVLAIELLCGAQAADFRDPRLLGLGTKWLYDQCRTLVPAVEKDRVLADDFHKVAEWMRQTDAAASIGDVIKLR
- the hutP gene encoding hut operon transcriptional regulator HutP; the encoded protein is MSNRNEGNRFDCGNYTMGKLTSLLVMLHNEEAGAEIEEEMRKRGYRYTIGKVGAMELVKVVTAIETSAKANKVIDPNSYREVHSLYHAIIEALQGIGRGTVQFGDILRTVGLTFCITRGRVEISGYSEEWLSVCVYGTIGAPKKGFEHDVLGFGYNHI
- the hutU gene encoding urocanate hydratase, with translation MKQPTKRIIRAAHGTELTAKGWQQEAVLRMLMNNLDPDVAERPEDLVVYGGIGKAARNWECFDKIVECLTNLEADETLLVQSGKPVGVFRTHTHAPRVLISNSVIVPAYANWDTFHELDKQGLMMYGQMTAGSWIYIGTQGILQGTYETFAEAARQHNGGTLRGTLTLTAGLGGMGGAQPLAVTMNDGVMIGVEVDPSRIQRRIDTKYCDIMVHDLDEALKLASDAQAEGRALSIGLAGNAAEVFPEMVRRGIRPDFVTDQTSAHDPLNGYVPAGYSLEAAAELRAADPAQYVKLSKKSMAAHVQAMLDLQNLGAIVFDYGNNIRQVAFDEGVTEAFQFPGFVPAYIRPLFCEGKGPFRWAALSGNPDDIYKTDELVLKLFPQNTHLCNWIKMAREKVAFQGLPARICWLGYGERAKMGLAINEMVRNGDISAPIVIGRDHLDCGSVASPNRETESMKDGSDVVADWAILNALVNTASGASWVSVHHGGGVGMGYSLHAGMVVVADGSAEADEKLSRVLNTDPGMGIIRHADAGYELAIKTAKNCGVRVPMLGI